A window of Heteronotia binoei isolate CCM8104 ecotype False Entrance Well chromosome 17, APGP_CSIRO_Hbin_v1, whole genome shotgun sequence genomic DNA:
GTCATTTGTAGGAGTTAACTACTATGGGTGTTTTTGAAATTGCATAAATAGTTTTCTAAACTATCTTACATGGCAGATATTCTAACAGAACAAATAAAAGTCTACATTGCCAGTTATCTCATGTGGAGAAAGAATGTCCTTTTCTCCAGTATTCATGGAAAACCATTTTGTAATCTCAACTATCCCATTCTATCTTGACCTTCCTTTCATCACCTTTCAAATCTAGCAGCTATTCCTGGAGCACTTTCGATCGTTACAAGGATGGCGATGACTGATCTGCTCAGTGTGGATGATATGAGGAAAGAGATGGGAGCTGCTATCAAGAAATTCAGTGAAATGATGGGGCTGACGGGACAATTGAGAAAAGTTTTCAACATTCTGGACATTGATAAAAATGGCTATATTGGGAAAAATGAATTAAAGCAGTTTTTGCAAAATTTTAAGCCAGGAAGCCGGGATTTGACTGAGAAAGAAGTTAATGATTTCTTGAAAGCTGGAGATACAGATGGAGATGGCAAAATAGGTTTTGAGGAATTCATATCCTTGGTGCAGTCATAGAAAAGACTTTGACTATTCAGGACCCTTCATCCACCCTTCACTGCCTAATTCCAACAATTCTCTGCTGAGCTCCGTAGGTCCTCTCCTGTTTAGTTATGTTACCCTATACTCCAGCTCTGTTCTCTGCAGCCTTCTAACTCTGTAATTGTGCTGAAGAGTGTTGTTAAAACAATAAAGGTCACTCAATGCAGAAAGAACCCCCATGCATTGTATCTCAACTTAGTTCATTAACAGTAAAAATGGGCAGAAACCAAAACGCAAAGTACAATTCATGAATTTTGCCCTATTAGTGGTTTGTAAACCAAGGTTTTTTTGATGAGTCTACCATGCCAAACTTCCATGAAATTTTAAAGCCGTTTGTGGTGGTTTATGGGTAGAACAGTAAGCccctttaaacccctgttttcttCTCATCACCACACAGTTTAGGCTTTCTTCAGCAGTTTcttttacatttaaagggactgcacaagtaagccccaaacagctgagcaatggGGACCAGGTGGTTCTGTTCATGGTTCTTGTTGTGGTGAAATGAACTCTTTACAGTCTGTGCCAATTCCAAATGAGCACTACAGTCTTAAACCGAGTGATACCCTTCGATTTGATTCAAATAGGTTTAGAAAGGGTGACCCTACCTAGGATCACATTGTAATTATAAATGTGGTATAGCTTTAAACAtaactatatctttttttaatttcactTAAAGAATTTCAGCAACAAATTTCCTTCAGCAGACTGCTGTTACTGTCATAGAATGATGGCTGGAAGAATTTTGCAAATTTTCTACCTGTATGAGGGAAAATTAATTACTCCTTCCCTTCATTTCCTATATATAAAAAAGGGCTTTGGTGAAGACAAATCCAGTCACACCACTGGCAGTGGTGTGAACTCCAAAGAAAAAGGAGGGTGGAACTTAACCCAAATCTTAACAATGTAATAGAGGCTCAAGCTGCTTAGGAAACAATTCATAAAACTGTATAACATTTAATATAAAGCATCCATCAAATATATATAATTTGCATATATAATTGCATATTACTTcagacaataagaacataagaacataagagaagccatgttggatcaggccaacggcccatcaagtccaacactctgtgtcacacagtggcaaaaaattttatatacacacatacactgtggctaatagccactgatggacctgtgctccatatttttatctaaacccttcttgaaggtggctatacttgtggccgccaccacctcctgtggcagtgaattccacatgttaatcaccctttgggtgaagaagtacttccttttatccgttttaacctttctgctcagcaatttcatcgaatgcccacgagttcttgtattgtgagaaagggagaaaagtgcttctttctctactttctccatcccatgcattatcttgtaaacctctatcatgtcaccccgcagtcgacgtttctccaagctaaagagtcccaagcgtttcaacctttcttcatagggaaagtgctccagccctttaatctttctcaccaccctgaac
This region includes:
- the LOC132586092 gene encoding parvalbumin, muscle-like encodes the protein MAMTDLLSVDDMRKEMGAAIKKFSEMMGLTGQLRKVFNILDIDKNGYIGKNELKQFLQNFKPGSRDLTEKEVNDFLKAGDTDGDGKIGFEEFISLVQS